The following proteins come from a genomic window of Vallitalea okinawensis:
- a CDS encoding MerR family transcriptional regulator, producing MSKYTTGELAKLYNVSVRTVQFYDTKGLLPPTELSEGGRRLYNDDDLRKFQLIITLKAIGLSLNSIKSVLESEFSGKILAILLDEQEKSLADEIDVRQKQLDMINVIKESIRDKAIIPANTVLGIEDIMEKRNKVRNKKKLAMIYTGVGIAVASGLLFMAWLVASRIWWGLAVYISVAIIGLLISTFQLKDNEFICPKCDSVFKPSLRRAFFSTGSHKLHWTTCPECGHRDWCVLRKQNQSREAGNND from the coding sequence ATGTCAAAATACACTACTGGAGAATTGGCGAAGCTGTATAATGTGTCTGTCAGAACGGTGCAATTTTATGATACAAAAGGACTATTGCCACCGACTGAATTAAGCGAAGGTGGCAGGCGGCTCTACAATGATGACGATTTGCGAAAATTTCAGCTTATTATAACTCTAAAGGCAATTGGTCTCTCGCTAAACTCCATCAAAAGCGTCTTGGAGAGTGAATTTTCGGGAAAAATCCTCGCAATATTGCTTGACGAGCAAGAGAAATCACTTGCTGACGAAATCGACGTGCGACAGAAACAGTTGGATATGATCAATGTCATCAAAGAAAGCATCCGTGACAAAGCCATTATCCCGGCAAATACAGTTCTTGGCATAGAAGATATTATGGAAAAGAGGAACAAGGTTCGCAACAAGAAAAAGCTGGCTATGATTTATACTGGAGTAGGAATTGCAGTAGCTTCAGGGCTCTTGTTCATGGCGTGGCTCGTAGCATCACGTATCTGGTGGGGACTTGCGGTATATATATCCGTCGCAATAATCGGTCTGTTGATTTCAACTTTTCAACTAAAAGATAACGAATTTATTTGTCCCAAATGTGACTCGGTTTTCAAGCCGTCACTAAGGCGGGCATTCTTTAGCACCGGCAGCCATAAATTACACTGGACGACTTGCCCCGAATGTGGGCACAGAGATTGGTGCGTTTTGCGGAAACAAAATCAGAGCAGGGAGGCTGGAAACAATGACTAA